The segment ATTGGTTAATGCTGGTAAAATTGCTGCCGGGGCAGCAGTGATTTCCGTGGGCGCCCGGGAATTGATCAGGCCGGCCCAGGCCAGCGCGGCCGCCTGGCCCTATGGATACACCAAACTGGACCCCCAGGAGGTAGGCGATCTCGCTTACAAGACCTGGTACGGCAGATACTGCTGCCAGGCTGTTGCCCAGGGCATCCTGCAACCGCTGGCGAAAAAAATGGGCGGCCCCTATGCCGACCTTCCCCTTGATGCCTTCAAGTGGGGCCACGGCGGCGTGGTCGGCTGGGGAACCCTGTGCGGCACCATGGTGGGCGCCGGTATTGCGCTGGGCTTTATCGCCGGCAATGATGGAGAAAAGATCCTCAACGATGTAATCGCCTTCTACGCCAACAGCGCGCTGCCGATCTACCGGCCTTCCAAGCCCAAGAGCCATTTCAAGAACGTCAACACGGCCGACTCTCCGCTCTGCCACATCTCGGTCGGCAAATGGATGAAGAAAGAAGGCGTCAAATTCTTCAGCCCCGAGCGGAAAGAGCGGTGCGCGTGCA is part of the Desulfobacterales bacterium genome and harbors:
- a CDS encoding C-GCAxxG-C-C family protein: MSRRGLLVNAGKIAAGAAVISVGARELIRPAQASAAAWPYGYTKLDPQEVGDLAYKTWYGRYCCQAVAQGILQPLAKKMGGPYADLPLDAFKWGHGGVVGWGTLCGTMVGAGIALGFIAGNDGEKILNDVIAFYANSALPIYRPSKPKSHFKNVNTADSPLCHISVGKWMKKEGVKFFSPERKERCACISADVAMHTAKLLNAWKDGAYKPGQGSNVREHGITTQENCMECHGDDVPTPIT